A genomic region of Alligator mississippiensis isolate rAllMis1 chromosome 4, rAllMis1, whole genome shotgun sequence contains the following coding sequences:
- the ZNF148 gene encoding zinc finger protein 148 isoform X1, which yields MYFFPVASPGVLPAVLSSFQHFSSMMPWSCGEDSEGADETVFLLSIQLLGPSTDYKQPKDAFAVRFPLRPELQRAQHKQNLWERVTMLQVFTRKPEAVEEQTLTHLPGKIGLLHLSMNIEDKLGGLFLKCGGIDQMQSSRAMVGMGAVSDQSAVSGERQETVLQDRTIAHQEILATDEVLQESELRQQEMISHDELMVHEETVKNDDEMEAQDRLPQGLQYAVNVPISVKQEITFTDASEQQKRDKKQIREPVDLQKKKKRKQRSPAKILTINEDGSLGLKTPKSHVCEHCNAAFRTNYHLQRHVFIHTGEKPFQCSQCDMRFIQKYLLQRHEKIHTGEKPFHCDECGMRFIQKYHMERHKRTHSGEKPYQCEYCLQYFSRTDRVLKHKRMCHENRDKKPNRSATKVGFLTSEDDSGFSTPMKDSSLPKKKRQKTEKAKSMDKESADKSEQKKDKNDYLPLYSSSTKVKDEYMVAEYAVEMPHSSVSGSHLEEANSGEIHPPKLVLKKVNSKRSLKQPLEQSQTISPLATYEENKVSKYAFDLVDKQGLLDSEGNADIDQVDTLQEGPSKPVHSSTNYDDAMQFLKKKRYLQAASNNSREYALNVGTIASQPSVTQAAVASVIDESTTASILDSQALNVEIKSNHDKNVIPDEVLQTLLDHYSHKANGQHEISFSVADTEVTSSISINSSEVSEVNQSETVGTSSQASSADKASMLQEYSKFLQQALDRTSQNDAYLNNTGLNFVTDSQTLATQTAFSSIDKQVYASIPVNSFRTGINSPLRTTPDKSHFGLIVGDSQHTFPFSGDDANHSSSSSTQDFLDQVTSQKKAEAQPVHQAYQISSFEQPFRAQYHGARAGISSQFSTANGQVNLRGPGTSAEFPEFPLVNVNDNRAGMTSSPDATTGQTFG from the exons ATGTACTTTTTCCCAGTCGCCTCTCCTGGCGTCCTACCAGCTGTCTTGTCTTCTTTTCAGCACTTCTCCTCCATGATGCCTTGGTCCTGTGGGGAAGACAGCGAGGGTGCAGATGAAACAGTTTTTCTGCTTTCAATTCAGTTGCTTGGACCCAGCACCGACTACAAGCAGCCCAAAGATGCATTTGCAGTGAGATTCCCTCTCAGGCCTGAGCTGCAGCGTGCCCAGCACAAGCAGAATCTTTGGGAAAG GGTTACTATGTTGCAAGTCTTCACAAGAAAACCAGAAGCAGTGGAAGAACAAACTTTGACCCATCTGCCAGGAAAAATAGG GTTATTGCACCTAAGCATGAACATTGAAGACAAACTGGGAGGATTGTTTCTTAAATGTGGTGGCATAGACCAAATGCAGTCATCCAGGGCTATGGTAGGGATGGGTGCAGTATCTGACCAGTCTGCGGTGTCTGGGGAACGGCAAGAGACAGTGCTTCAAGATCGGACTATAGCACACCAAGAAATTCTTGCAACAGATGAAGTGTTACAAGAAAGTGAACTTCGACAGCAGGAGATGATTTCACATGATGAACTTATGGTCCATGAAGAGACGGTTAAAAATGATGATGAGATGGAGGCCCAAGACAGACTTCCTCAAGGGCTGCAGTATGCAGTGAATGTCCCT ATCAGTGTAAAGCAAGAAATTACCTTTACTGATGCATCTGAACAACAGAAGCGAGACAAAAAACAAATAAGAGAGCCAGTAGATttgcagaaaaagaagaaaagaaaacagcgTTCACCAGCAAAA ATCCTTACAATAAATGAGGATGGATCACTTGGTCTGAAAACCCCAAAATCTCATGTTTGTGAGCATTGCAATGCTGCCTTTAGAACCAACTACCATTTACAGAGACATGTCTTCATTCATACAG GTGAAAAACCATTTCAGTGCAGTCAATGCGACATGCGTTTCATACAGAAGTACCTGCTACAGAGACATGAGAAGATTCATACTG GTGAAAAGCCATTTCACTGTGATGAATGTGGTATGAGGTTCATTCAGAAATATCACATGGAAAGACACAAGAGAACCCACAGTGGGGAGAAGCCATACCAGTGTGAATATTGTTTGCAG TACTTCTCCAGGACTGATCGTGTGCTGAAACATAAACGCATGTGCCATGAGAATCGTGACAAGAAGCCTAATAGAAGTGCTACCAAAGTTGGGTTTTTGACATCTGAGGACGATTCTGGCTTCTCTACACCTATGAAAGATAGCTCCTtgccaaaaaagaaaaggcagaaaaCAGAGAAGGCAAAGTCTATGGACAAGGAAAGTGCAGATAAGTCAGAACAGAAGAAGGACAAAAATGACTATTTGCCTTTATATTCTTCCAGTACAAAAGTAAAAGATGAATATATGGTGGCAGAATACGCTGTGGAGATGCCACATTCTTCTGTCAGCGGATCACACTTGGAAGAAGCAAATTCTGGAGAAATACACCCGCCTAAGCTGGTTCTCAAAAAAGTTAATAGTAAGAGAAGTCTAAAACAGCCACTTGAGCAAAGTCAAACCATTTCACCTTTAGCCACATATGAAGAGAACAAGGTTTCAAAGTATGCCTTTGATCTTGTGGATAAACAAGGTTTACTGGACTCTGAAGGTAATGCTGACATTGACCAAGTTGATACTTTACAGGAAGGGCCCAGTAAGCCAGTACACAGTAGCACTAATTACGATGATGCAATgcagtttttaaagaaaaagaggtATCTGCAAGCAGCTAGTAATAACAGCAGAGAGTACGCTCTGAATGTGGGTACCATAGCATCTCAACCTTCAGTAACACAAGCAGCTGTAGCAAGTGTCATTGATGAAAGTACCACAGCATCCATATTAGATTCACAGGCACTGAATGTGGAAATTAAAAGCAACCATGATAAAAATGTCATTCCAGATGAGGTACTGCAAACTCTCTTAGATCATTATTCCCACAAAGCTAATGGACAACACGAAATATCTTTCAGTGTGGCTGACACTGAGGTGACCTCTAGCATATCAATCAATTCTTCTGAAGTGTCTGAGGTCAACCAATCTGAGACTGTTGGAACAAGTTCCCAAGCCTCCTCAGCCGATAAAGCCAGTATGTTACAAGAATATTCAAAGTTTTTACAACAAGCTTTGGACAGAACAAGCCAAAATGATGCCTATTTGAACAACACAGGCCTTAATTTTGTGACTGACAGCCAGACTCTTGCAACCCAGACAGCATTCTCTTCCATAGACAAACAGGTCTACGCATCCATACCTGTCAATAGTTTTCGAACGGGAATAAACTCTCCATTAAGAACAACTCCAGACAAGTCTCATTTTGGACTAATTGTTGGTGATTCCCAACACACGTTTCCCTTTTCAGGAGATGATGCAAAtcattcttcctcctcctcaacaCAGGACTTCTTGGATCAAGTGACTTCTCAGAAGAAAGCAGAGGCACAGCCTGTCCACCAGGCTTATCAAATTAGCTCCTTTGAGCAGCCTTTCAGAGCTCAGTACCATGGAGCGAGGGCTGGGATATCATCTCAGTTTAGCACTGCCAATGGACAGGTGAACCTGCGGGGACCGGGGACAAGTGCCGAATTCCCTGAATTTCCCTTGGTGAATGTAAATGATAATAGAGCTGGGATGACCTCTTCACCTGATGCCACAACAGGCCAGACTTTTGGCTAA
- the ZNF148 gene encoding zinc finger protein 148 isoform X2, giving the protein MLQVFTRKPEAVEEQTLTHLPGKIGLLHLSMNIEDKLGGLFLKCGGIDQMQSSRAMVGMGAVSDQSAVSGERQETVLQDRTIAHQEILATDEVLQESELRQQEMISHDELMVHEETVKNDDEMEAQDRLPQGLQYAVNVPISVKQEITFTDASEQQKRDKKQIREPVDLQKKKKRKQRSPAKILTINEDGSLGLKTPKSHVCEHCNAAFRTNYHLQRHVFIHTGEKPFQCSQCDMRFIQKYLLQRHEKIHTGEKPFHCDECGMRFIQKYHMERHKRTHSGEKPYQCEYCLQYFSRTDRVLKHKRMCHENRDKKPNRSATKVGFLTSEDDSGFSTPMKDSSLPKKKRQKTEKAKSMDKESADKSEQKKDKNDYLPLYSSSTKVKDEYMVAEYAVEMPHSSVSGSHLEEANSGEIHPPKLVLKKVNSKRSLKQPLEQSQTISPLATYEENKVSKYAFDLVDKQGLLDSEGNADIDQVDTLQEGPSKPVHSSTNYDDAMQFLKKKRYLQAASNNSREYALNVGTIASQPSVTQAAVASVIDESTTASILDSQALNVEIKSNHDKNVIPDEVLQTLLDHYSHKANGQHEISFSVADTEVTSSISINSSEVSEVNQSETVGTSSQASSADKASMLQEYSKFLQQALDRTSQNDAYLNNTGLNFVTDSQTLATQTAFSSIDKQVYASIPVNSFRTGINSPLRTTPDKSHFGLIVGDSQHTFPFSGDDANHSSSSSTQDFLDQVTSQKKAEAQPVHQAYQISSFEQPFRAQYHGARAGISSQFSTANGQVNLRGPGTSAEFPEFPLVNVNDNRAGMTSSPDATTGQTFG; this is encoded by the exons ATGTTGCAAGTCTTCACAAGAAAACCAGAAGCAGTGGAAGAACAAACTTTGACCCATCTGCCAGGAAAAATAGG GTTATTGCACCTAAGCATGAACATTGAAGACAAACTGGGAGGATTGTTTCTTAAATGTGGTGGCATAGACCAAATGCAGTCATCCAGGGCTATGGTAGGGATGGGTGCAGTATCTGACCAGTCTGCGGTGTCTGGGGAACGGCAAGAGACAGTGCTTCAAGATCGGACTATAGCACACCAAGAAATTCTTGCAACAGATGAAGTGTTACAAGAAAGTGAACTTCGACAGCAGGAGATGATTTCACATGATGAACTTATGGTCCATGAAGAGACGGTTAAAAATGATGATGAGATGGAGGCCCAAGACAGACTTCCTCAAGGGCTGCAGTATGCAGTGAATGTCCCT ATCAGTGTAAAGCAAGAAATTACCTTTACTGATGCATCTGAACAACAGAAGCGAGACAAAAAACAAATAAGAGAGCCAGTAGATttgcagaaaaagaagaaaagaaaacagcgTTCACCAGCAAAA ATCCTTACAATAAATGAGGATGGATCACTTGGTCTGAAAACCCCAAAATCTCATGTTTGTGAGCATTGCAATGCTGCCTTTAGAACCAACTACCATTTACAGAGACATGTCTTCATTCATACAG GTGAAAAACCATTTCAGTGCAGTCAATGCGACATGCGTTTCATACAGAAGTACCTGCTACAGAGACATGAGAAGATTCATACTG GTGAAAAGCCATTTCACTGTGATGAATGTGGTATGAGGTTCATTCAGAAATATCACATGGAAAGACACAAGAGAACCCACAGTGGGGAGAAGCCATACCAGTGTGAATATTGTTTGCAG TACTTCTCCAGGACTGATCGTGTGCTGAAACATAAACGCATGTGCCATGAGAATCGTGACAAGAAGCCTAATAGAAGTGCTACCAAAGTTGGGTTTTTGACATCTGAGGACGATTCTGGCTTCTCTACACCTATGAAAGATAGCTCCTtgccaaaaaagaaaaggcagaaaaCAGAGAAGGCAAAGTCTATGGACAAGGAAAGTGCAGATAAGTCAGAACAGAAGAAGGACAAAAATGACTATTTGCCTTTATATTCTTCCAGTACAAAAGTAAAAGATGAATATATGGTGGCAGAATACGCTGTGGAGATGCCACATTCTTCTGTCAGCGGATCACACTTGGAAGAAGCAAATTCTGGAGAAATACACCCGCCTAAGCTGGTTCTCAAAAAAGTTAATAGTAAGAGAAGTCTAAAACAGCCACTTGAGCAAAGTCAAACCATTTCACCTTTAGCCACATATGAAGAGAACAAGGTTTCAAAGTATGCCTTTGATCTTGTGGATAAACAAGGTTTACTGGACTCTGAAGGTAATGCTGACATTGACCAAGTTGATACTTTACAGGAAGGGCCCAGTAAGCCAGTACACAGTAGCACTAATTACGATGATGCAATgcagtttttaaagaaaaagaggtATCTGCAAGCAGCTAGTAATAACAGCAGAGAGTACGCTCTGAATGTGGGTACCATAGCATCTCAACCTTCAGTAACACAAGCAGCTGTAGCAAGTGTCATTGATGAAAGTACCACAGCATCCATATTAGATTCACAGGCACTGAATGTGGAAATTAAAAGCAACCATGATAAAAATGTCATTCCAGATGAGGTACTGCAAACTCTCTTAGATCATTATTCCCACAAAGCTAATGGACAACACGAAATATCTTTCAGTGTGGCTGACACTGAGGTGACCTCTAGCATATCAATCAATTCTTCTGAAGTGTCTGAGGTCAACCAATCTGAGACTGTTGGAACAAGTTCCCAAGCCTCCTCAGCCGATAAAGCCAGTATGTTACAAGAATATTCAAAGTTTTTACAACAAGCTTTGGACAGAACAAGCCAAAATGATGCCTATTTGAACAACACAGGCCTTAATTTTGTGACTGACAGCCAGACTCTTGCAACCCAGACAGCATTCTCTTCCATAGACAAACAGGTCTACGCATCCATACCTGTCAATAGTTTTCGAACGGGAATAAACTCTCCATTAAGAACAACTCCAGACAAGTCTCATTTTGGACTAATTGTTGGTGATTCCCAACACACGTTTCCCTTTTCAGGAGATGATGCAAAtcattcttcctcctcctcaacaCAGGACTTCTTGGATCAAGTGACTTCTCAGAAGAAAGCAGAGGCACAGCCTGTCCACCAGGCTTATCAAATTAGCTCCTTTGAGCAGCCTTTCAGAGCTCAGTACCATGGAGCGAGGGCTGGGATATCATCTCAGTTTAGCACTGCCAATGGACAGGTGAACCTGCGGGGACCGGGGACAAGTGCCGAATTCCCTGAATTTCCCTTGGTGAATGTAAATGATAATAGAGCTGGGATGACCTCTTCACCTGATGCCACAACAGGCCAGACTTTTGGCTAA
- the ZNF148 gene encoding zinc finger protein 148 isoform X3 gives MNIEDKLGGLFLKCGGIDQMQSSRAMVGMGAVSDQSAVSGERQETVLQDRTIAHQEILATDEVLQESELRQQEMISHDELMVHEETVKNDDEMEAQDRLPQGLQYAVNVPISVKQEITFTDASEQQKRDKKQIREPVDLQKKKKRKQRSPAKILTINEDGSLGLKTPKSHVCEHCNAAFRTNYHLQRHVFIHTGEKPFQCSQCDMRFIQKYLLQRHEKIHTGEKPFHCDECGMRFIQKYHMERHKRTHSGEKPYQCEYCLQYFSRTDRVLKHKRMCHENRDKKPNRSATKVGFLTSEDDSGFSTPMKDSSLPKKKRQKTEKAKSMDKESADKSEQKKDKNDYLPLYSSSTKVKDEYMVAEYAVEMPHSSVSGSHLEEANSGEIHPPKLVLKKVNSKRSLKQPLEQSQTISPLATYEENKVSKYAFDLVDKQGLLDSEGNADIDQVDTLQEGPSKPVHSSTNYDDAMQFLKKKRYLQAASNNSREYALNVGTIASQPSVTQAAVASVIDESTTASILDSQALNVEIKSNHDKNVIPDEVLQTLLDHYSHKANGQHEISFSVADTEVTSSISINSSEVSEVNQSETVGTSSQASSADKASMLQEYSKFLQQALDRTSQNDAYLNNTGLNFVTDSQTLATQTAFSSIDKQVYASIPVNSFRTGINSPLRTTPDKSHFGLIVGDSQHTFPFSGDDANHSSSSSTQDFLDQVTSQKKAEAQPVHQAYQISSFEQPFRAQYHGARAGISSQFSTANGQVNLRGPGTSAEFPEFPLVNVNDNRAGMTSSPDATTGQTFG, from the exons ATGAACATTGAAGACAAACTGGGAGGATTGTTTCTTAAATGTGGTGGCATAGACCAAATGCAGTCATCCAGGGCTATGGTAGGGATGGGTGCAGTATCTGACCAGTCTGCGGTGTCTGGGGAACGGCAAGAGACAGTGCTTCAAGATCGGACTATAGCACACCAAGAAATTCTTGCAACAGATGAAGTGTTACAAGAAAGTGAACTTCGACAGCAGGAGATGATTTCACATGATGAACTTATGGTCCATGAAGAGACGGTTAAAAATGATGATGAGATGGAGGCCCAAGACAGACTTCCTCAAGGGCTGCAGTATGCAGTGAATGTCCCT ATCAGTGTAAAGCAAGAAATTACCTTTACTGATGCATCTGAACAACAGAAGCGAGACAAAAAACAAATAAGAGAGCCAGTAGATttgcagaaaaagaagaaaagaaaacagcgTTCACCAGCAAAA ATCCTTACAATAAATGAGGATGGATCACTTGGTCTGAAAACCCCAAAATCTCATGTTTGTGAGCATTGCAATGCTGCCTTTAGAACCAACTACCATTTACAGAGACATGTCTTCATTCATACAG GTGAAAAACCATTTCAGTGCAGTCAATGCGACATGCGTTTCATACAGAAGTACCTGCTACAGAGACATGAGAAGATTCATACTG GTGAAAAGCCATTTCACTGTGATGAATGTGGTATGAGGTTCATTCAGAAATATCACATGGAAAGACACAAGAGAACCCACAGTGGGGAGAAGCCATACCAGTGTGAATATTGTTTGCAG TACTTCTCCAGGACTGATCGTGTGCTGAAACATAAACGCATGTGCCATGAGAATCGTGACAAGAAGCCTAATAGAAGTGCTACCAAAGTTGGGTTTTTGACATCTGAGGACGATTCTGGCTTCTCTACACCTATGAAAGATAGCTCCTtgccaaaaaagaaaaggcagaaaaCAGAGAAGGCAAAGTCTATGGACAAGGAAAGTGCAGATAAGTCAGAACAGAAGAAGGACAAAAATGACTATTTGCCTTTATATTCTTCCAGTACAAAAGTAAAAGATGAATATATGGTGGCAGAATACGCTGTGGAGATGCCACATTCTTCTGTCAGCGGATCACACTTGGAAGAAGCAAATTCTGGAGAAATACACCCGCCTAAGCTGGTTCTCAAAAAAGTTAATAGTAAGAGAAGTCTAAAACAGCCACTTGAGCAAAGTCAAACCATTTCACCTTTAGCCACATATGAAGAGAACAAGGTTTCAAAGTATGCCTTTGATCTTGTGGATAAACAAGGTTTACTGGACTCTGAAGGTAATGCTGACATTGACCAAGTTGATACTTTACAGGAAGGGCCCAGTAAGCCAGTACACAGTAGCACTAATTACGATGATGCAATgcagtttttaaagaaaaagaggtATCTGCAAGCAGCTAGTAATAACAGCAGAGAGTACGCTCTGAATGTGGGTACCATAGCATCTCAACCTTCAGTAACACAAGCAGCTGTAGCAAGTGTCATTGATGAAAGTACCACAGCATCCATATTAGATTCACAGGCACTGAATGTGGAAATTAAAAGCAACCATGATAAAAATGTCATTCCAGATGAGGTACTGCAAACTCTCTTAGATCATTATTCCCACAAAGCTAATGGACAACACGAAATATCTTTCAGTGTGGCTGACACTGAGGTGACCTCTAGCATATCAATCAATTCTTCTGAAGTGTCTGAGGTCAACCAATCTGAGACTGTTGGAACAAGTTCCCAAGCCTCCTCAGCCGATAAAGCCAGTATGTTACAAGAATATTCAAAGTTTTTACAACAAGCTTTGGACAGAACAAGCCAAAATGATGCCTATTTGAACAACACAGGCCTTAATTTTGTGACTGACAGCCAGACTCTTGCAACCCAGACAGCATTCTCTTCCATAGACAAACAGGTCTACGCATCCATACCTGTCAATAGTTTTCGAACGGGAATAAACTCTCCATTAAGAACAACTCCAGACAAGTCTCATTTTGGACTAATTGTTGGTGATTCCCAACACACGTTTCCCTTTTCAGGAGATGATGCAAAtcattcttcctcctcctcaacaCAGGACTTCTTGGATCAAGTGACTTCTCAGAAGAAAGCAGAGGCACAGCCTGTCCACCAGGCTTATCAAATTAGCTCCTTTGAGCAGCCTTTCAGAGCTCAGTACCATGGAGCGAGGGCTGGGATATCATCTCAGTTTAGCACTGCCAATGGACAGGTGAACCTGCGGGGACCGGGGACAAGTGCCGAATTCCCTGAATTTCCCTTGGTGAATGTAAATGATAATAGAGCTGGGATGACCTCTTCACCTGATGCCACAACAGGCCAGACTTTTGGCTAA